One Natrinema longum genomic window carries:
- a CDS encoding universal stress protein has protein sequence MYDSILVPTDGSDHAVRAAEHGLALARWFDATVHVLTVVDVAAAGGVFNAGGVDAEFVQRLEAEAETATERIDAIADGNETVRTAMQRGSPADVILEYAAENGIDLIAMGTHGRTGVNRYVAGSVTEHVVRRSDVPVLTARVADRSEWAGGYDEVLLPTDGSEEASAAVDHGLEIATKADARVHAVNIVDVSNVAVNRNVAASRELLSQFESQGETATEAIATRARDAGLEAVTAVRKEFPASGLLEYAAENEIDLIAMGTHGRTGLGRVLLGSTTERLIRRAGMPVLAVKSSSGDSNSE, from the coding sequence ATGTACGACTCCATTCTCGTCCCGACCGACGGTAGCGACCACGCAGTCCGGGCCGCCGAACACGGCCTGGCGCTCGCACGCTGGTTCGACGCGACGGTTCACGTCCTCACCGTCGTCGACGTCGCCGCCGCCGGTGGCGTGTTCAATGCCGGCGGTGTCGACGCGGAGTTCGTCCAGCGACTCGAGGCCGAAGCCGAGACCGCGACCGAGCGAATCGACGCGATCGCCGACGGGAACGAGACGGTTCGGACGGCGATGCAGAGGGGGAGTCCCGCCGACGTGATCCTCGAGTACGCCGCCGAAAACGGGATCGACCTGATCGCGATGGGGACCCACGGCCGAACGGGCGTGAACCGCTACGTCGCAGGCAGCGTCACCGAACACGTCGTTCGACGGTCGGACGTTCCGGTACTGACCGCTCGAGTGGCCGACCGAAGCGAATGGGCCGGCGGCTACGACGAGGTCCTCCTCCCGACGGACGGCAGCGAGGAGGCGTCCGCCGCGGTCGACCACGGACTCGAGATCGCCACGAAAGCGGACGCACGCGTCCACGCCGTCAATATCGTCGATGTCAGCAACGTCGCAGTCAATCGGAACGTCGCGGCATCCCGCGAGCTGCTTTCCCAGTTCGAATCCCAGGGGGAGACGGCAACCGAAGCGATCGCAACGCGGGCCCGAGATGCCGGTCTCGAGGCGGTGACTGCCGTTCGGAAGGAGTTCCCCGCCAGTGGCCTCCTCGAGTACGCCGCCGAAAACGAGATCGACCTGATTGCGATGGGAACGCACGGCCGAACCGGGCTCGGTCGCGTTCTCCTGGGCAGTACGACGGAACG